The stretch of DNA AATATCAGGAACCATATTATCTTTTTCGATATCACCTTTAATAAATGCATCTATAAAGTTATTTTTCAGATGTAGTATCACATCAGATTCAAACTTTTTATGAACATATTTATCTACTATTGTAAATAATTCTTTTTGGAAAGGGCTCTTGGGCAAAGTTGCATAAGTTATATCTAAATATAACCCTATTAAAGAAAACTCCAAAATACTAATTGGACAGGCGACAATATCATCTTCTATCGTAATTAAACATTTACGTAGCGGTCTATTTTCTCTTAATGAGGTTGAAGTTGCAAAAATAAAGTTATTGGTTCTTGCACTCATTAAAATTGATAAGAACTTTTCTGCATCTTTATCCGAACATTGAAGTAAATGCTTTATTAACTTCTGAAAATAATCTACACTTCCAATTAGAAAATCATCAGAATTAACATAGTGATTTTGTAAACCACCAATAATCTTGGAGATTTCCTCTAGTGAAATTCCAATATATTTTTTACAGACCATATTTAATTTATTTATTGTTTTTATATCAAACGAACTTACTTTCCTATTTATCATACAATCTACGTATTTTTTAGCAATCTCCGAATAATTATTTGTTTTTTTGGTAGAGATATTTCCTTTCTTATCTATAATAAGCTCTTTATGTTCATAAGCACTTTCACAGGTAAATAGCAATTCATACATAGCTCGTATTGTTGCGATAAGTTTCTTAAAATTTATTGGATCTATTTGGCTATTATTAATTTGTTTTTTATCCGATAGGTATGTTACAATTTCAATTCCATATTGGAAAGCAAGTTTATCAAAACTTAACACTCCTTCCCACTCTTTATATATTTGTTCAAAGCGCCCTAAGAAGTTGTAGTCCCTTTGAAATTTTAAACTATTAATAACCACCCTAGCAAAGTTATCAGTTATTTCTTCAATAATAATATTATTTTCTTTATCACTAAGCCAACTTATTGTAATAAAGGTTAAGTGCAAGTTATATTCAAGTATATTTAATAGCGAAATCAAGTACCCTTTGGGATTATCAGAAATCAAGTCGTTGATTCGATCTATTATTAGACCCATCATTTGATTGCAAACATTAGTTATAATCTTTACATTATTATAATATGTATTTTGTAAGTTTAGGCAATCTATAATTTCTAGAAATACTTCTTTTTCGGTATATCCCTCATCTATAAATTTCGGATTAAAATAAATGAGTTCATTTCCATTAAAACTAGGTGAAATCATGTTGAATTTATTTTGTAGATTTATACTATATATATAACTCGATAGATTAGTAGAATATTTAATAAGGTCTTTGACTTTTTTGCATTTCTTACAGGTCTGTGCAGACTCACTGACCAAGAATGATGGTTGAAAATTATCAGTACATTGGAAGCATACCATTATATACATGTCCCCCTTAAATATTTTCATTACCATATTTTGGTTGTAATAAACATTTTTCATAACAACTTTACTAAATCTATTCATTATATTTTATCTATATCCTTTATTTCCTCCACTATCATCCCGCTCTTCAGCACAAAAACAAAATGCGTTGGCGAGAGAACTTCTATCTTCTCCACCAACGCATTAAAAATTTTATCATCAAATTCTTCCAACAAGCCCTGCCTACCGGCCAGTTGTGAATGTCAAATAATTTTTTACAGTTTTCGATAAATAATTTTTTACACCTATAATCTGACAAATATGGAAACGGG from Desulfoscipio gibsoniae DSM 7213 encodes:
- a CDS encoding recombinase codes for the protein MEEFDDKIFNALVEKIEVLSPTHFVFVLKSGMIVEEIKDIDKI